The Lycium ferocissimum isolate CSIRO_LF1 chromosome 8, AGI_CSIRO_Lferr_CH_V1, whole genome shotgun sequence DNA segment CAGTTGTATAAGCCtacaccaatttttttttttttttttcatgaagaCATTCTGGGAAAGAACCTTACGAATAATTTAGTTCAAGTTGTATATCTAGACAATAAGCACTGAACTTGGTATAAATATCTTCAACACTTTACAACCTAGAATATTGTTTATCATCTTGAAGTCATGTGATTAAAGAAAGATTTCCTTATATTTACTACTCTATTTTACCATTTTTTGTTCGTTGATGGCTGCCATGAAAGAGAAAGAGCAGCTCTACTGAGCTTCAAGTCCTTGCTGACTGATCCATCTAATCGGTTATCTTCCTGGCAAGGCGAAAGTTGTTGCAACTGGAAAGGTATCAAATGCTTGAGTTCAGGTCGTGTTGTAGTTGTCAATCTCCGGAATCCTAATCCGGATGATTTCATAATCAATGTCAATAAGGAAATTTTTTCATCTTCTAATGACACATCCAATGCTCTCAAAGGTATTATATCTCCATTGCTCTTCACTCTTGCCCATATGCAAACATCTCGACCTGAGTTTCAACAACTTTATGCTCTCAAAGTTACCTGCAGAGATATCAAACTTAACGAAGTTGACTTATCTCAATCTGTCGAATGCGATGTTTCAAGATTCCATCACCACACAATTCTCAAACCTTACATCTCTAAGGTCTCTTGATCTTTCGTGTGCTAATTTAGTAGCTGATTTGTCTTCTATTTCTGTTAGCTTGACACTAAAACCAAAGTTGGATTTTGGCTCAACGTCCTCTTTTATCAGATATGGTCGATTATCCAGTCAAAATATAAGTTGGTTAGAAGGACTCAGAGGCCTCAGATATCTAGTATTGACTGGGGTTGATCTATCAAAGGCCTCCGAATCATTTCATTGGGCTAAACCAATATCAAGTCTTTCAAATCTCATGTCACTTCGATTGTCCAACTGCAACATTTCAGGAAGAATTCCGACAGGGCAATTACTTAACCTTACAAATCTTTCCACTCTAGAAATGAATTCTAACATTCTAACATCCACGATACCTGATATGCTATCCAACCTCACAACCCTCTCAGCTCTTGATTTTAGTGGCAACGATTTAGATGGTCACATCCCTTACCTTCCTCAACTTGAAGAACTTGCTGTTTCTAGCAATCCTTCTGTGACCATAGATCTTGTTTCAATGTTTTCAGTTCCATGGTCAATGTTGACACTTCTTGACATAGGCTTCACTCAGGTAGGTGGAACAATCCCTCCTTCTTTAAACAACTCAACCTTATTAACCATTTTCCGAGCTGATGGATGCTCGATCCAAGGGTCGATCCCTTCTTTGATTAGGAAACTTAAGAAATTAAGTATGCTGATGCTCAATGACAACAATATCACAGGCCAACTTCCTGTATCCATGTCCAGTTTAATAAACCTTCAATACTTATCTGTGTTCCAGAATCAATTACAAGGGTATATTCCAATTTCGATTTGTCAAAGCCCCTCCCTGGAGTACCTGAATTTACAATGGAACGATCTAACAGGACGTCTTCCCTTGTGCACACTTCAGCTTCCTAAGCTTTCATATCTTTATGTTGAAGAATAACCTGAATGGTAATATGCCACTGTCTTTGTTCCAAAGTCTAGATTGGATCAAATTAGTTTCGGGGCTAGTGGATTGTCAATTGAAATCGATGGTCAAGATCAATCCTTTGTGCAAACTTTCCAGCCCACGATTTTGGAATTTACATCTTGCAACATGAGAGGAGAAATCCCAGATTACTTCTCAAATTTGACAAACCTCATGCTTTTAAATTTGGCCAACAACAGTTCATCAGGAGCCATACCGCACTGGTTGTTCAATCTCCCTGCCCTCTCTGTACTAGATTTATCTCTGAACAACTTCAAGGGAGTTATATTTCCAATGATTCAGCTGAAATCTTCTCCTTTTCCAACATTAATAAATTTAGCCAGTAACAACCTTCAAGGTCCTATTCCTTCTAAGCTCGAGAATGTTAATGTCATCGACTTGTCACTTAACAATTTCGTAGGCTCAGTTCCAACACAGATAGGAGAAGTTCATGGTATCAGGTCCATATCGTTATCTGGAAACAAAATTCATGGTCCAATACCTGAATCATTTTGCCAATCAACTAATGTTCTCCAGGTTCTTGATCTCTCTAATAATAGCTTGTCAGGAGCCATTCAACGCAACTTAGGAAACTGCAAGTCTCTCATTTACCTTAATCTTGGACAAAACAAGCTCGCTGGAAGTATCCCAAAAGAACTTGAACGCGCTATCTGAATGGGAATGAGTTTGCAACTTGGCAGACAATAGATTTGAAGGAAGGATCCCAAATTCCATTGGTGACCTACACCATCTACGTATCCTCGTGCTCTCATCAAACTCTTTCAGTGAATCTATCCCAGAAGGactaatgaagttggaaagtctACAATATATTGGTTTATCCAGGAACAATCTGTCTGGTCCCATTCCTGAGAATCTTGATGGCTTGAAAACAATGATGAGAACACAAAATGAGGCAACAAATCTTAGGTTATGTTTACTCCCTCAAGTTCATTGGTGCTCAGCTAGAAATAGTCACCAAAGGACAGACACATTGGCTTGAGTCAGTATATTCCTACAACAGTGGATTCGACGTGTCAAGCAATGCTCTTACTGGTAAAATCCCTGAGAAAATTGGCCTTTTAAGTGGACTTCCATTGTTGAATCTCTCACATAATAATCTTTCGGGGGTGATCCCAAAGTCTATAGGCAAGATGATTTCCCTTGAGTCGTTGGATCTCAGCTATAACCAATTAACAGGGGAAATTCCAGTGACATTGACAGTGTTAGATTTTCTCCAGTATCTCAACTTGTCTTATAACAACTTGAGCGGATGGATTCCAAGCAATCCACATTTTGGCACTCTGTATCAAGATGGAACGACATATATTGGAAACAGATACTTATGTGGTGCTCCTGGTGGGATGAATTGCAGTAACCATGGTCCCTCTATCGCAGAAACTGCAGAGAACAGATATGATCAAGAAAATGTCCTTTTTGTTTTAGTTGTATTCTTAGGCTATGTTACAGGAATTTCTGGTGTATTTCTGTTGTTGTATTTGATAGACGACAATTGGAGGAACAGGTATTGGAGGGCAGTAGACAGAATTGTGTTAAAAATAGTGAACTGTAAACCATGACATGCATATATACTAAATTTCTGCAATAGAATAAaggggaaaagggtcaaatatacacctgtactttattttattagttaaatatatCCTCCGATAGtgaaagttaataaaaataccCCTAGCGTCTTTAAACTTCACACTTATGCCCCTATTTGGATTGGAAATCCCCAAATCCTCTCAAATtacccaatttcaaaaaaattacccaCTTTTTTTTGTCGACCCACCCCGCCCGACCcgcctatcatcatcatcaagctctagcttcatcttcttccatggagaaaaaaaaaaaaaaaagcaagaacaCACCCAAATGATAAATCCCAAAACTCAcctcaaatttcatttttaaatccAACTCCTAATCTTGGTGCAGCCTTTCTTTTTTGAATCAACAAAATTTTGCTTACCCATGTGTTGTTCTAGATGTTTTCACAAGTTCTCCTAGATCTTTAGTCACCATAAGCACAAGCTGCGTTCTTTGTTCATCACTACAAGCAGTCAATAATTTCTGAACAAGATAGTTACCAAATGGATCCTTCATTAACTCAAGTATATGATGAATAATTCCATTAAATATTATCTGAACATCTTCAGATGTCCCTTCATCAAATATCCTCTGTAAATACCTACACCCCATCTGATCTTTTGCTGCCAAATACACATTTTTCTCTACATTTCATTCCCTTGCTGGGTTCTTTTCTTGCAACCTTTCTATTTTAGCCtcatttcttgtttttttcttgtgACCCTTTAATAAACCTCTCTGTTCAGAACCATATTTTAAACATTCCCCTTGAAGAATAAAGTTGTGGTCTTCATAACTGTAAGTGTCTTGGATTCTTGAATTTGGCAAAGCAGAAAAAGGGTTATTTACTGATTTAGCCCTTTGCTTAGCAATGGAACAGTCACATTCAGAATTTAATCCCATCAACTGAGAACCATGTAAGGAGCTAAAGAAACTCCTagcaacaacatcatcatattGAAGACCCTCATTGTTACTACAAGGCCTATTCATGTTACACAAATATTCATAATTAATTTGTTCCTTCTGATAAAACAGGTCTCTAGACAGAGAACTAGGATTTTTTTTAGTACAAAAACCCCCCATTGAATCACGAAAATTAACTCCTGACCCTTGAAAATCACAAAAACCGTGATGAGAATTTCCTGTTCCATTGAAAAACTGATCATTAAATCCAACCTTATCATCAATATTCATACCATAAAATCTCTGAGACAGAGCACCTATATCAACAactttataaaaattttggtcaTTAAACCAACCAGAACCAAAATGTCCTTTAGTAGTAGTATCAACTAGTCCTTGATTTAAAGATTGAAATTTTGAGGTGAGTTTTGGCATTTTATCATTTGGGtgtgttcttgtttttttctttttttttcatgaaagaaGATGAACCTAGAGCTTGATGATGATGGTAGGCGGGTCGGGCAGGGCGGGTCAACAAAAAAAGTGGGTAACTTTTTTGAAATTGGGTAATTTGAGAGGATTTGGGGatttccatccaaatagggGCATAAGTGTGAAGTTTGAAGACGCTAAGggtatttttattaactttcaCTAACGGAGGatatatttaactaataaaacaaagtagagggtatatttgacccttttccctaacaTAAAACTGGCAAGAACAACAGTCTGAGTCCAATTTCACTATTTTATGTTTAGGCTACTGGAGCAGCCATCATTTGATTTATCATTTTTGGATTTTGTTAAAGCAAAAGCAGTTGAAATGAACATCTTTTCAACATGGATATAATAACTGAGCACTAGAAAAGACATTCTTGTGGTACTGACTACTAACAAGGAGTATCGGGACTCAAACCTCATG contains these protein-coding regions:
- the LOC132066421 gene encoding LRR receptor-like serine/threonine-protein kinase FLS2, which gives rise to MTHPMLSKVLYLHCSSLLPICKHLDLSFNNFMLSKLPAEISNLTKLTYLNLSNAMFQDSITTQFSNLTSLRSLDLSCANLVADLSSISVSLTLKPKLDFGSTSSFIRYGRLSSQNISWLEGLRGLRYLVLTGVDLSKASESFHWAKPISSLSNLMSLRLSNCNISGRIPTGQLLNLTNLSTLEMNSNILTSTIPDMLSNLTTLSALDFSGNDLDGHIPYLPQLEELAVSSNPSVTIDLVSMFSVPWSMLTLLDIGFTQVGGTIPPSLNNSTLLTIFRADGCSIQGSIPSLIRKLKKLSMLMLNDNNITGQLPVSMSSLINLQYLSVFQNQLQGYIPISICQSPSLEYLNLQWNDLTGRLPLCTLQLPKLSYLYVEE
- the LOC132067010 gene encoding receptor-like protein 15, coding for MRQQILGYVYSLKFIGAQLEIVTKGQTHWLESVYSYNSGFDVSSNALTGKIPEKIGLLSGLPLLNLSHNNLSGVIPKSIGKMISLESLDLSYNQLTGEIPVTLTVLDFLQYLNLSYNNLSGWIPSNPHFGTLYQDGTTYIGNRYLCGAPGGMNCSNHGPSIAETAENRYDQENVLFVLVVFLGYVTGISGVFLLLYLIDDNWRNRYWRAVDRIVLKIVNCKP
- the LOC132066423 gene encoding putative pumilio homolog 10 encodes the protein MPKLTSKFQSLNQGLVDTTTKGHFGSGWFNDQNFYKVVDIGALSQRFYGMNIDDKVGFNDQFFNGTGNSHHGFCDFQGSGVNFRDSMGGFCTKKNPSSLSRDLFYQKEQINYEYLCNMNRPCSNNEGLQYDDVVARSFFSSLHGSQLMGLNSECDCSIAKQRAKSVNNPFSALPNSRIQDTYSYEDHNFILQGECLKYGSEQRAKDQMGCRYLQRIFDEGTSEDVQIIFNGIIHHILELMKDPFGNYLVQKLLTACSDEQRTQLVLMVTKDLGELVKTSRTTHG
- the LOC132066422 gene encoding phytosulfokine receptor 1-like — translated: MRGEIPDYFSNLTNLMLLNLANNSSSGAIPHWLFNLPALSVLDLSLNNFKGVIFPMIQLKSSPFPTLINLASNNLQGPIPSKLENVNVIDLSLNNFVGSVPTQIGEVHGIRSISLSGNKIHGPIPESFCQSTNVLQVLDLSNNSLSGAIQRNLGNCKSLIYLNLGQNKLAGSIPKELERAI